A region of Oryctolagus cuniculus chromosome 3, mOryCun1.1, whole genome shotgun sequence DNA encodes the following proteins:
- the SMKR1 gene encoding small lysine-rich protein 1, with the protein MTMPGKGKKEKGRGRSRGKKQKKPEVDILSPAAMLNLYYIAHNVADCLHLRGFRWPGAPKGKKKM; encoded by the coding sequence CCAGgtaaagggaagaaagagaaaggccgGGGCAGGTCTCgagggaagaagcagaagaagccCGAAGTGGACATCCTCAGCCCCGCCGCCATGTTGAACCTGTACTACATCGCGCACAACGTCGCCGACTGCCTGCACCTGCGAGGCTTCCGCTGGCCAGGTGCTCCCAAAGGGAAGAAGAAGATGTAA